The following are from one region of the Rhodococcus sp. KBS0724 genome:
- a CDS encoding Fic family protein, protein MKDPYVDPETGVLINKLGHTDPQALLEDETEAAYQRILQLELQPIPGNFDFDHLKKIHQFILQDVYDWAGTLRTRDTGAVGMNLPHCRPEHIENQAAFIFRGIAKDNFPQGLPKDRAVDRLAYHWGETTVLHPFRDGNSRTQRVFFDELLKSSGWTIDWQKVHASAVQAARYVAMEANHTPLRDVLAVGVHRNNTEPPTLAKTQGAVIHLEVAEHHKAMIEHLRSGNREPYNPNELSDIANRARMSFPASPTHRARSAAPEDLKPPRPSQPKREHDLGRD, encoded by the coding sequence TTGAAAGACCCGTACGTCGACCCCGAAACAGGGGTCCTGATCAACAAACTCGGGCACACCGACCCACAAGCACTCCTCGAGGACGAAACCGAAGCGGCGTATCAGCGCATCCTGCAACTCGAATTACAGCCCATACCAGGCAATTTCGACTTCGACCACCTGAAAAAGATCCACCAATTCATCCTGCAAGACGTCTACGACTGGGCCGGCACCCTCCGCACCCGCGACACCGGCGCCGTCGGCATGAACCTCCCACACTGCCGACCCGAACACATCGAAAACCAAGCCGCATTCATCTTCCGCGGAATCGCCAAAGACAACTTCCCCCAAGGACTCCCGAAAGACCGCGCCGTCGACCGACTCGCCTACCACTGGGGCGAAACCACCGTCCTGCACCCATTCCGAGACGGCAACTCCCGCACACAACGAGTCTTCTTCGACGAACTCCTCAAATCCTCCGGCTGGACCATCGACTGGCAAAAAGTCCACGCCTCCGCAGTACAAGCAGCCCGCTACGTCGCAATGGAAGCAAACCACACACCACTCCGCGACGTCCTCGCGGTCGGCGTACACCGCAACAACACCGAACCGCCCACACTCGCCAAGACCCAAGGCGCTGTCATCCACCTCGAGGTAGCCGAGCATCACAAAGCGATGATCGAGCACCTCCGCAGCGGAAACCGGGAACCGTACAACCCCAACGAGCTCAGCGACATCGCCAACCGAGCCCGCATGAGCTTCCCCGCATCACCCACGCACCGTGCCCGCAGCGCAGCCCCCGAAGACCTCAAACCACCGCGACCGAGCCAGCCGAAACGCGAACACGACCTCGGCCGCGACTGA
- a CDS encoding ArdC-like ssDNA-binding domain-containing protein encodes MGAPAKTMADKSAARREQAAALHESITAKVAQLTDTDAWTAYLTAAAAFHAYSFNNVMLIFSQAPNASQVAGFRKWQELGRQVRKGEKSIKIFGYSTKKITETDTETGEETTLRAARFPILSVFDIAQTDPIEGHPAAAAETITTRLQGEDPAAIYARIAQVMTEQGWTVTREHIAGESNGRTSLDGSRRIIVDDTISDAQAAKTMIHEAAHALMHASGDVAPAELHRGRAEVEAESVAYVLAGLLGLDTTDYSIGYIAGWGDGDLEVITDTARAVLATVHTLAEALEPATDEAEDTAAA; translated from the coding sequence ATGGGTGCACCAGCAAAGACCATGGCAGACAAGAGCGCAGCGCGACGCGAGCAGGCCGCCGCACTGCACGAGAGCATCACCGCGAAGGTCGCCCAGCTCACCGACACCGACGCATGGACCGCCTACCTGACCGCCGCAGCAGCGTTCCACGCGTACAGCTTCAACAACGTCATGCTGATTTTCTCGCAGGCCCCGAACGCGAGCCAGGTCGCCGGATTCCGCAAGTGGCAAGAACTCGGACGCCAGGTCCGCAAGGGCGAAAAGTCGATCAAGATTTTCGGCTACTCGACCAAGAAGATCACCGAAACCGACACCGAGACCGGCGAGGAAACCACCCTCCGCGCAGCACGGTTCCCGATCCTGTCCGTGTTCGACATCGCCCAAACCGACCCGATCGAAGGACACCCCGCAGCAGCCGCCGAAACCATCACCACCCGACTGCAAGGCGAAGACCCCGCCGCGATCTATGCCCGCATCGCGCAGGTGATGACCGAGCAGGGATGGACCGTCACCCGTGAGCACATCGCCGGAGAATCGAACGGCCGCACCAGCCTCGACGGATCACGCCGCATCATCGTCGACGACACGATCAGCGACGCCCAAGCCGCTAAGACGATGATTCACGAAGCCGCCCACGCGCTCATGCACGCCAGCGGAGACGTCGCCCCGGCCGAGCTGCACCGAGGCCGCGCCGAAGTGGAAGCCGAATCCGTCGCGTACGTCCTGGCCGGACTGCTCGGACTCGACACCACCGATTACAGCATCGGCTACATCGCCGGATGGGGAGACGGAGACCTCGAGGTCATCACCGACACCGCCCGCGCAGTCCTCGCAACAGTCCACACCCTCGCCGAGGCACTCGAACCCGCGACCGACGAAGCCGAGGACACCGCAGCCGCATAG
- a CDS encoding antitoxin VbhA family protein → MTTARNAQSHMTEAQIDRAIAAATAGHRMAGMEPTEYGIEVGRRQLRGEITGDEAVALVLAENRRRRAARS, encoded by the coding sequence GTGACCACTGCACGCAACGCACAGTCGCACATGACCGAAGCCCAGATCGACCGAGCCATCGCCGCCGCCACCGCCGGACACCGCATGGCCGGCATGGAACCCACCGAATACGGCATCGAAGTCGGACGCCGGCAACTACGCGGAGAAATCACCGGCGACGAAGCAGTCGCACTCGTCCTCGCCGAAAACCGCCGCCGCCGAGCTGCCCGCAGTTGA
- a CDS encoding DUF4192 domain-containing protein, protein MQRIRLNTATEVLASIPTMLGFIPIASVIVIMLKDEIVDGRTTKQIALVTRTDAATGEGAEFDPAPYLQAAVRAETTATICVAVAEDAAAVIALDQIAILRQGFRDAGIRDMLALHVTALEAGALWTDLDTYATGLTEDPNASTLSIHNAVEEGRTTAASREDIAARYAVTVEADTAPAHAALHAQGPDFVRHAVTELATLIRTRGNPDAELAARVGLCATISPTARDALMFTANGNEHAAAHAFATIARQVRGNARIQILTVAAYCSYISGDGPSTGIALEAAQAAVIDGNGEHDTPLRNLLDFALEHAVSPAAVTTQLHAISAEAARSFGVDVDNLDS, encoded by the coding sequence ATGCAGCGCATCCGTTTGAACACCGCCACCGAGGTACTTGCCTCCATCCCCACCATGCTCGGATTCATCCCGATCGCCTCGGTCATCGTGATCATGCTCAAAGACGAAATCGTCGACGGCCGAACCACCAAGCAGATTGCCCTTGTCACGCGCACCGACGCCGCCACCGGCGAGGGCGCCGAATTCGATCCCGCCCCGTACCTCCAAGCCGCTGTACGCGCCGAGACCACCGCCACGATCTGCGTTGCCGTCGCCGAAGACGCCGCCGCAGTCATCGCGCTCGATCAGATCGCGATCCTGCGCCAGGGATTCCGTGACGCCGGAATCCGCGACATGCTCGCCTTGCACGTCACCGCGCTCGAAGCCGGAGCGTTGTGGACCGACCTCGACACGTACGCGACCGGACTCACCGAAGACCCGAACGCCTCAACGTTGAGCATTCACAACGCCGTCGAAGAGGGCCGCACCACCGCAGCCTCACGCGAGGACATCGCCGCCCGCTACGCCGTCACCGTCGAAGCGGACACCGCACCCGCACACGCAGCGCTGCACGCGCAGGGACCGGACTTCGTTCGCCACGCCGTCACCGAACTCGCGACACTCATCCGCACACGCGGCAACCCGGACGCCGAGCTGGCCGCCCGTGTCGGACTGTGCGCCACCATCAGCCCCACCGCACGCGATGCCCTGATGTTCACCGCCAACGGAAACGAGCACGCAGCCGCCCACGCGTTCGCGACCATCGCCCGCCAGGTACGCGGCAACGCTCGCATCCAGATTCTCACCGTCGCGGCGTACTGCTCCTACATCAGCGGCGACGGACCCAGTACCGGCATCGCACTCGAGGCCGCCCAAGCCGCCGTCATCGACGGCAACGGCGAACACGACACCCCACTGCGCAACCTGCTCGACTTTGCACTCGAGCACGCGGTCTCACCCGCCGCAGTCACCACACAACTGCACGCGATCAGCGCCGAGGCAGCGCGATCCTTCGGCGTCGACGTCGACAATCTGGACAGCTGA